The following coding sequences lie in one Thermoanaerobacter uzonensis DSM 18761 genomic window:
- a CDS encoding pro-sigmaK processing inhibitor BofA family protein encodes MNISIEYNIIIAYLIGLFLLYFLGWLLVIPRKFLLRIIINGIIGGLILFIINLLGKSIGLYIAINPVTALVAGFLGIPGIILLIILQYIV; translated from the coding sequence ATGAACATAAGCATTGAATACAATATAATTATCGCTTATCTAATAGGCTTATTTCTTCTCTATTTTTTAGGTTGGCTATTAGTTATACCAAGAAAATTTTTGCTAAGAATTATAATAAATGGAATTATTGGTGGATTGATTTTGTTTATTATCAATTTGTTAGGAAAATCCATCGGCTTATATATAGCTATAAATCCCGTTACTGCTCTTGTTGCGGGTTTTTTAGGTATCCCTGGAATTATTCTTTTGATAATTCTTCAGTATATTGTTTGA
- a CDS encoding DUF1657 domain-containing protein, which produces MTVKSDMEKAIAAAQAALGTYAQFASSTDDTAAKQMFQQMQQDMQRHVTMLTNRLNYINTHNKLNQQSQATQQATQQNQQNVLTNKK; this is translated from the coding sequence ATGACTGTCAAGAGCGATATGGAAAAGGCTATTGCAGCAGCGCAAGCTGCCCTTGGAACTTATGCGCAGTTTGCAAGCTCTACAGACGACACTGCTGCAAAACAAATGTTCCAACAGATGCAACAAGATATGCAGAGACATGTTACTATGCTCACTAATAGGTTAAATTATATAAATACTCACAACAAACTCAATCAACAGTCTCAAGCTACTCAACAAGCAACTCAGCAGAATCAACAAAATGTTCTTACTAATAAAAAGTAG
- a CDS encoding DUF2508 family protein — MGMLFDYLKEIAVTKNIYDYNSENYQLVNEVRQTIKELKDAEIYFQSVTDPDLVDYAIYRLESLKRKYIYLLKKAKEEGINSDNFNSLLS; from the coding sequence ATGGGAATGCTTTTTGATTATTTAAAAGAAATAGCGGTAACGAAAAATATATATGACTACAATAGTGAGAACTATCAATTAGTAAATGAAGTGAGACAAACGATAAAAGAATTGAAAGATGCAGAAATTTATTTTCAAAGTGTCACAGACCCTGATTTAGTAGATTATGCTATATATCGGTTGGAGAGTTTAAAAAGAAAGTACATATATTTATTGAAAAAAGCAAAAGAAGAGGGAATAAATTCTGATAATTTTAACTCTCTTTTATCATAA